GGCGGTGCCGACACTGCCGGCGCGCGGCATACTCCGGGGCGAAGAAGCTCTGCCGGCGATCATCCTGGTATCCCCGGCACCCACCCCGGCCTTCCAGCTCTACACGGTGCAACAGGGGGATACCGTGTCCGGCATTGCCAAACGCTTTGGGGTGAAACAGCAGGAAATCCTGGATGCCAATCCGGCCCTGCAGAATGACCCGGACCGGCTGAAGGTGGGCCAGGAACTGCGCATCCCCAGCGCCGGCCAGGAAGCTCCGAAAACCGCGGGCGCCGCGCCGGCGGCCGTCGCGACGCCGGCGGGCGTTCCCACGCCGCCTCTGTCCAGCCACGCCACGCCGCTGGGAGAGGACCTGAACCCGGAAGCGATTCCCTTCTTGCCCACACCCGAACCCGAGCCGGCCATCTATGTGGTGCAGGACGGGGATACGCTGACGGGCATCGCCAAGCAGTTCGGGGTCAGCCTGCTGGACATCCTGCTGGCCAACCCGGAACTGCAGGAGAACCCCGACAAACTGAGCATCGGGCAGGAACTGCGCATTCCAGCGCCGCATACGGATAAAGAAAACGACCTGTCTGCGGCCAATGCCCTGCCCAACAAAACGATAGTGCCGGCGCATGCCACGCCCCTGGGCGAGGAGACGCCGGCGGGGCTGGTACAGCTCCGGCCCACTACCGTTCTGCTCCGCAAATACATCGTCCGAGAGGGGGATACCATTTCCGGCATCGCCAGCGCCTTCGGCCTGGACCAAAAGTCCATCATCTGGGCCAACCCTGACCTGCAGGCCAATCCGAACCGCCTGCGGGTGGGGCAGGAGCTGGTGATTCCGCCGGCGGACGGCGTACTGCACACCATCCAGCGCGGCGATACCCTGTTGGGCATTGCCCGGCAGTACGGCGTCACCATGAATG
The sequence above is drawn from the Anaerolineae bacterium genome and encodes:
- a CDS encoding LysM peptidoglycan-binding domain-containing protein, whose product is AVPTLPARGILRGEEALPAIILVSPAPTPAFQLYTVQQGDTVSGIAKRFGVKQQEILDANPALQNDPDRLKVGQELRIPSAGQEAPKTAGAAPAAVATPAGVPTPPLSSHATPLGEDLNPEAIPFLPTPEPEPAIYVVQDGDTLTGIAKQFGVSLLDILLANPELQENPDKLSIGQELRIPAPHTDKENDLSAANALPNKTIVPAHATPLGEETPAGLVQLRPTTVLLRKYIVREGDTISGIASAFGLDQKSIIWANPDLQANPNRLRVGQELVIPPADGVLHTIQRGDTLLGIARQYGVTMNAILDSQYNPVLDPEALKVGEKIFVPGGKLPIRQARKGMTRASLPADAPVGTGALIWPVRGTITQRFTRGHPALDIATRRGTPVVAADTGYVVRAGWSDVGYGLMVVIDHNNGMQTLYAHLNEIFVEAGTAVTQGQTIGTVGATGRATGPHLHLEVIVDNVRRNPLDYLP